CGCGGCAGAACGTTCATCGGAAATTCACTCCGACGCGGACCCCGGCCCGGCGGCCCACCCCCGCTGGCGTACGCTGGGGCGGTCTGCCAACAACCCTCCGAAAGGGACGAACCGGTGACCGAGAAGGCCGACCTCCAGTCCGTTCTGGACCGCGCCGCCGCCGGCGGCCGGATCACCCCCGAGGAGGCGCTCGACCTGTACCGCTCGGCGCCCCTGCACGCCCTCGGCGCGGCCGCCGACGCCGTGCGCCGCCGCCGCTACGCCGGTACCGAGCACATCGCGACGTACATCATCGAGCGGAACATCAACTACACCAACGTCTGCGTCACGGCCTGCAAGTTCTGCGCCTTCTACGCCGCCCCGAAGGACACGGAGAAGGGCTGGACCCGGGACCTCGACGACATCCTGCGCCGCTGCGCGGAGACCGTCGAACTCGGCGGCACGCAGATCATGTTCCAGGGCGGCCACCACCCGGACTACGGCGTCGAGTACTACGAGAAGCACTTCGCCGCCATCAAGAAGGACTTCCCGCAGCTGGTCATCCACTCCCTCGGCGCCTCCGAGGTCGAGCACATGGCCCGCATCTCCGGCGTCTCCGTCGAGGAGGCGATCACCCGCATCCACGCCGCCGGCCTCGACTCCTTCGCCGGCGCCGGCGCGGAACTGCTCCCGGAGCGGCCGCGCAAGGCCATCGCGCCGCTCAAGGAGTCCGGCGAGCGCTGGCTGGAGATCATGGAGATCGCCCACAACCTGGGCGTCGAATCCACCTCCACCATGCTGATGGGCACCGGCGAGACCAACGCCGAGCGGATCGAGCACCTGCGGATGATCCGCGACGTGCAGGACCGGACGGGCGGCTTCCGGGCCTTCATCCCGTACACGTACCAGCCCGAGAACAACCACCTCAAGGGCCGCACGCAGGCCACCCTGTTCGAGTACCTGCGCATGATCGCCATCGCGCGGCTCTTCCTCGACAACGTGGCCCACATCCAGGGCTCCTGGCTGACCACCGGCAAGGAGGTCGGCCAGCTGTCGCTGCACTACGGCGCCGACGACCTCGGCTCGATCATGCTGGAGGAGAACGTCGTCTCCTCCGCCGGCGCCAAGCACCGCTCCAACCGCCTGGAGATCATCGACCTGATCCGCAAGGCCGGCCGCGTCCCGGCGCAGCGCGCCACGACGTACGAGCACCTCGTCGTCCACGAAGACCCGGCGAACGACCCGGTCGACGAGCGCGTCGCCTCGCACATCTCGTCCGTCGCGATCGAGGGCGGCACGGCGCACCCGGAGCTGAAGCTCCTCGACGCCAACTGACCCGCCGGTGCTCACCCTCCACGCCGCCGAGGCATCCCCGGAACTGGCCGTCCTCGTCGACGGCCCCCGGATCGCCGCCGTCGGCCCGTACGAGGAACTGGCCGAGGCACACCAGGACGCGCGCCTCCGCCGCTGGCCGGGCATCCTGCTGCCCGGCCTGCTCAACCCGTACGCCCCCGAGCTCCTGGAGCGGACCTACCACCCGGACCCGCGCGAGGCCGACGACCTCGGCACCGCGCCGATCACGGGGGAGCGGGCGGCCGAGCTCTTCCGCGCCGACCCGGCCCGCCTCGGCGCCAGCGCCCGCCGGGGCGTCCAGCGGATGCTGGCGCACGGCACGGTCGCGGTGGCGGGCGAACTCCGCACCCGCGCCGCCGCCGACGCGGTCCGCCGCGCCGGCCTGGCGACCGGCCGCCGCCCGGACACCCTCCCGGGCCCGCCGTCCCTCTCCCCGACCCCCCTGATCCTCCTTCCCCGTCCCACGCCCGGCGGCCCGGCCCGCTTCGCCGTCTTCGACGTCCCCGACCCGGCCACCCTGGTCCGCCGGGGCGCGTCGACCTGCGTGGCGACGGTCATCGACGGCCGGCTGGTCTACCGGGCCCGCTGAGCCTCCTCGGAGAGGAAGTCGGGGACCTCTCCCGGTGAGACCTGGACCGCGGTCAGCGGCGGCTCCTGCGGCTCCATCGGATCGGCGTCCGCCTCCCTCACCAGCTCCAGGAAGCGCGGGTCCCCGGTGACGGTGAACAGTCCCTTCGCGTTCACCGGCGCCTCCGCCTTCCCGCCGTACACGATGAGCGTGACCTGGCTCCTGCGGTACTGGTACCCCACCGTCACCCTGTCGCTCCACTCGCTGACCGGTCCGAGACGCAACGCGTCGCGCTCGCAGGGCGAGTTCCCCGCCGGCGCCTCCTCGCAGTGCCGCAGGGCCAGATCGGCGGCCTTCCGCACCGACACGACCATGCGGAAGACCTCGCCGTCGGCCTCGATCGCGTACTCGCTCACCTGGCCCTCCACCGGCCGGACGCCGGTGACGTTCGCGGGCAGCCTCTCGTCCAGCAGCGCCGCCATCCTCTGCTGGAACCGGGCGCGGCGCTCCCGTTCGGCCGCAGAAAGCCCCTCGCCGTCGACGGTCGAGGCGGCCGGCGTCGGCACACCGGGGCCGGCCCCCGGCAGCAGCGCGAGGCCGAGCGCTCCCGCCGTGACCACGGCGAAGGCGGCCGTACCGGCCGCGAGCCGGGAGCGGGCCCGGCGCCTGCGCCCCTCGCGCACCGCCAGAGGGACGAGATCGGGCAGCGGCGGCAGCGCGTCCGCCGTCCGGTCCAGGGCGTCGCGCAGCAGAACGCCGTCGAGGTGGTCTTCCACGGTGGACCTCACCTTCCTGTCAGAGAGAGCCCGGCGTCGGCCAGGCGTACGCGGAGCCGGGCGAGCGAGCG
The Streptomyces roseofulvus genome window above contains:
- a CDS encoding imidazolonepropionase-like domain-containing protein — encoded protein: MLTLHAAEASPELAVLVDGPRIAAVGPYEELAEAHQDARLRRWPGILLPGLLNPYAPELLERTYHPDPREADDLGTAPITGERAAELFRADPARLGASARRGVQRMLAHGTVAVAGELRTRAAADAVRRAGLATGRRPDTLPGPPSLSPTPLILLPRPTPGGPARFAVFDVPDPATLVRRGASTCVATVIDGRLVYRAR
- the mqnC gene encoding cyclic dehypoxanthinyl futalosine synthase — translated: MTEKADLQSVLDRAAAGGRITPEEALDLYRSAPLHALGAAADAVRRRRYAGTEHIATYIIERNINYTNVCVTACKFCAFYAAPKDTEKGWTRDLDDILRRCAETVELGGTQIMFQGGHHPDYGVEYYEKHFAAIKKDFPQLVIHSLGASEVEHMARISGVSVEEAITRIHAAGLDSFAGAGAELLPERPRKAIAPLKESGERWLEIMEIAHNLGVESTSTMLMGTGETNAERIEHLRMIRDVQDRTGGFRAFIPYTYQPENNHLKGRTQATLFEYLRMIAIARLFLDNVAHIQGSWLTTGKEVGQLSLHYGADDLGSIMLEENVVSSAGAKHRSNRLEIIDLIRKAGRVPAQRATTYEHLVVHEDPANDPVDERVASHISSVAIEGGTAHPELKLLDAN